Below is a genomic region from Seriola aureovittata isolate HTS-2021-v1 ecotype China chromosome 23, ASM2101889v1, whole genome shotgun sequence.
TACCAGAGCAGGCCCAGCAGTCACTCCCTGGTGAGTCATTCATGCAGTAGTTCATATGCACCATGTTTATATTAGTTATTGTATTCTTCTGCAGTTGTCAGTGTAAAAATCACTTCATAAAAAACAGcaagtgtttttattctgaacTAAACAGGCTTAAAATTGAACTGTAACCCAGATGGAGTTGTTTAGATATAATGGTCATTCTAAAAGTAACTGTTTGAAAATGGCTCTGTATGTGTTTCTTAAGGAGTCGGGCATCTACAGGCCTCCAGGACTGCTACCTCAGCGCCAGCAGAGCCACAATCAGGTCGTGGATAGTCGGGTTCCCTCTCAGCACCACCATCACATCAGCCCTCCTTTGCCCGCAACCTCCACCCGAACACCTGTAATTACCCCCAATGTTCCCATGTCCCAGGCCTCCAGCTCTATCAGCAGCTATAGCAACAGTAGCAGCTCTAGAGGTGTAACTCTGGCTGGTGTCTCCAAGGTGACCACATCCCCCCCTGCTGGCTGCTCTGTGAACAATGGCAGCAGTAACAACAGTTGGCAAAGAGGACGAGAGCCAGTAACCCAAACCTCCACCAGTGCCGTCATTAGCCCCACCTCTCAGCTGGGTGCTCTGCTACAACCAGGTTGTCAGAGAGGTCAAGCTCCCACTGCCAACCAGCCTCACCAACAGGGGCTGCTCAGACCACAGCAACAGGGACCCACCAAGTCCCAGCCCATGAAGGAGAAGACATCGTATTATCCTAAGGCTGGACTGGAGCAACATCCTGCattttcctcatcatcatctttgttCTCCTCAGGGCACcagagagcaggagacagtGTAATAACAAGCAGAGTCTCAAATAACCTTCCTCGCTCTCCTACTACATACTGCCCAGCTCCTCACTCCACTGTCAACTCTGCCCCTCAGCCATCCAATCCAACCCTCTCCTCCAGACTGGGTCCTCAGCCAGACTCTGCGTTAACACGAGGGTACTCTCGGTCCCAGATTCGTCCGCCAGTTCCAACCTCTGTCCCCCAGTCCATCGAGGAGGCTCTAGACAAGCTTGATGCTGAACTAGAGGGACACATGCAAgctgaggaaaggaggaagagggacagagaggagcaagagagaaaaataagagaagaggagaggcgAAAGAAAGAATGGGAAATGAGACAAAAGCAGGACGAGGAAAGGAAGCGGAAAGAActggaaaagaagaaggaggaggagaggagaaagagagaactagagcgagaggaggagaggagaaggagagaatgGGAGAGGCaggagcaagagagaaagaggaagcaagaagaggagaggaggagaagagaagcgGAGAGgctagaggaggagaggaaaaagagagaatgggagagacaagaagaggagaggaaaaagagagaatgggagaaaaaggagcgggaaaggaagaggagagagcgggagaggcaagaggaggaaaagaagaggagagaagcagagagggaggagcaggagaggaagaaaagagaactggagaggcaggaggaggaaaagaagaaacaaagagagctggagagaaaaaaggaggagaaaaagaggatggagtggaagaaggaggaggaagcgTGTAGTGCAAAAGGCAAAGAACAGACTGCTATTGAAAATCTGGAGAGACTGCTCTCCAGCAACTCCTCCAGAACACCCCCACCTCCTCGCCTCTCTTCTATTACTGCATCTCCTTCAGGTCCACCGCCCCCCAGTTCCCAGGCTTCACCCCCCTACCCCTGGCTAAGCCGTGGTGGTGTACTCCCCTGTCCACCGGGCCAAACGCCCACCACCACTACTCCTGTAGAAAGGCTGCGGCCGCCTCCTCTTACACCTCAGACTGAGTATgccagagaaaagcagaggcagagggagcTGTGGAGCAACAATGGCGGAACGACATTCAGTCCCTCATCAACACACAATACCTCAGGGATGAACCAGCCGGTGTACCCCAACAAGCCCCCGGCAATGCAAGCCGCACCCAACCAATCCAAAGACTCAACcagggagagagacagcagcCAACACTCTCTCCCTACTATGGCACTTAGAGAGCCCCCCAAACTGTATCAGGCTTTTCCCAGAGAAAACCCTCCACCTTtatcctccacctccagctccacAGGGGGAATTCTCAACAAGCGGTTGACAGGAAGTGGTTTCGAAAATGccagcagcagtggcagtgaCTCAGACAGTGCTCAGTTTGAGGAGGAGCCCTCCGAGTTGTCCACACTCCTCCCTGATGGTCTGGCTAACATCATGGCCATGCTGGATGAGTCGAtcaaaaaggaagaggagatgtATAACAATGAGAAGACTGGGTCCACAGGTCTCCTTGACAACTTCTCTCTTAGTGTCCAGCCTATCAAGAGCTACCTGTGTGCCCCAGACCTCATTCCAGCAACGAAGCATCAGCCCAACCAGGAAGACTTTGGCTCCAATCCCCATGCTAGCCCTCCTGTGCTCAGCCGCCAAGGCTCTCTGGCATCCCCTTGCAGCCGGACATCCTCTCTCAACGAGGATGATGAGGACTACCTTAAACCTTCTCCAAATGTCTCTAAACACTCAATGGACATGGGAGTGGGAGTTGGGAACACCAATTACCGCCACAGTGACCTGGCTAAACTTTATGGCCTCCCTGAGCAGACTAAAAGTGAGGCTGATGAGGacgatgatgaggaggactCTGAGACCCCATCTTGTTCACCACCACCCCAAAGACCTCACCTCCACCAAACAGGTGTAAACAGCATGTTCAAGTCCCTAGCAACAGTCATAGAGAGCCAGAAGTATGCATACAGAGGTGGGCCTTTTGGGAGACCACCTCCATCAGCTTTGGTTGGGGTGAAATATTCCTCTTCACTGTCACTAGGTCCTGATATCTGCCGCCAGCAACAAAGTGGTTCTCCCACATCAGATTCAACCAATCCACCATTGAGTCCAGCTGTCCCACCTTTTaagtcctctcctcctctgctggaaGACAAGAAACTGAAAATAGAGGATGCTGACGTCTGGAGAGATCATGGAGAAACCACAGAAGAAATGATAAACATGATCAAAAAGGAGAGTGTTCCTACCATAAAGCCTATTAAGGTGGTCAAGGAGGAGCAAAGGTTGAAAACCATCTCAGACTCTTCTCTGGACGAGTTGGGAAAGAGCTGCGAGGTCCTGCTTGGCCGACAGTCACTTTCTAACAAGAACTCCCTTGATAAGCCGGACAGTCGTGGCAGACTGGAGGGCAGCCACAAATCTGAGAAAGTAAAGgaacacagagataaagacaaaaacagagacagggagagagaaagggagaaagagaaaaagagaaagcacggtcacagccacagccacagtaGCAGCAGGAACCATGAcgatagaaaagaaaaaaagaagcatagagaaaagagagaggagatggccttttcctcttcttcttcatcatcatcttcttcttccaccCATTCCAGCTCTAGCCACAAGCGGCACAAGGATGGTAAGAGCCATAAGGAGAAGAAAGATCGCAGAATTCTTGGTGACCTCAACCTCCAGAGCAAAGAGGGGTCGGAGAAGAATCGGAGTCACTATGACACGGATAAAAAGAAACGCAAGGAAGCATCAGGTGCCAGCTCTACCAGTGAAGGGGAGCATGCAGAATGGACCTCAAGGAGTTCTGGAGAAAGATCTTCTGAGCATAAAAAAGGCTCTGAATCTGGTCCATTAGGTTCCACGGACTTTTTGAAACTGAAGGCACTATCAGATGGGCCACCCAAGGAGCTGAAGATTCGCCTGATTAAAGTGGAGAGTGGGGACAGGGAGACATTCATTGCCTCTGAGGTGGAGGAAAAGAGAATCCCACTGGAAGAAATCAGCATCAAGAACACTGCCAGTGAAATCATCAGGTCCTGCAAGTAAGTGTACTGTGGAGGAAGACTTTTCTAAAAAGGGATTGAATGTAAAATTTCATTAGGGATTTATGAATCTAAAAGACTGAGATTGGATGAATATGTGTTTAACAGTAAAATGTCCCACTCAAGTAGTAATAGAAACCTGTGTATTGCACCCTCATGTTTGCCTTTGTCAACATattctcttttctcctgttcTAGGGGGGCCAGGGTCAAAGGGAAGTTCAGAGAATCTTACTTGCTCCCAGCCTTCTCAGTAAAGCCCATCATGACTTCAGAGGAACCCATTCCTAGAGAGAAACTCAACCCTCCTACACCCAGTATCTATGTATGTCACTATATTTCTTCCATATATTAGCTTACTTTCAGTCTTTAGCCTTTGATGTGATACATGTGGGACACGCACATTTTATCCATGATTATACATGGTAGTAACAAATAGCTGAAATAAATCTGTCAACAAAGGAAAGGTGAGAAACCACTTTATTAAGTCAAGTCATAAAGTGTGCAAATACATATTGCAAGTTCTTTAATGTCAACAACAGAAGACAAAATTGTCTTAACATATGGGGTACACTGTAGACAGTTGACATGAAAATACAGCATCTGAGCCTATGCGCCCCCTTGTGGGGAATCACTGTGCAGGTAGACAAATAAGTTGaaacagtttgtgttgctgtgcactaatatgatttttcttctctgcagttggAGAGTAAGAGAGATGCCTTCTcccctgtgctgctgcagttctGTACAGACCCCAAGAATCCTGTTACTGTCATCAGAGGCCTGGCTGGATCTCTACGACTAAGTATGTTTGCACTTACTGACTGGTTAGCACATAACATGCAAAACTCATGGGAAGCTGTCTCAATACTTCTGGATTAAACAAGTAGTGAATCTAGCCTTATGTGAGGCTTTTAAAATCAGTCTTGTGGAAACAAATACTATGTATTTGCATCATCACAGTTTGCATACaatttctctcctcttcactgctCTGTAGTCTGAGCAATCAGGTAACTCCCACCTCCCTAATGTTACTTTCCATTGTTTTCAGACCTGGGGCTGTTTTCTACCAAGTCACTGGTGGAAGCCAACGCAGAGCAAGCGGTGGAGGTGAGGACTCAGGTGCAGCAGCCTGCTGATGAGAACTGGGACCCCAGTGGGACAGGTCAGACATGGCCCTGTGAGAGCAGCCGCTCCCACACCACCATTGCCAAGTATGCTCAGTACCAGGCCTCCAGTTTCCAAGAGAGTCTCCAGGTACAGAACACCTCATACTACGACAATTTCTTCCTACTCTAACCAAGTCACCTCCCACTATACTATTTACTAGTACTATTTACTAGTATAGTGGGAGTTACTATTTATGTGACTGCATTCTGTGCTGCAATCCAGCTGATACACATGTGATCTGTGTCTTCAGGAGGAGAAAGgcagtgatgaggaggaggatgaagatgatgagaaggagaagaagccATCCAACTGTTCTGATAATCCCAGCAAGGAAAGCTCTAAAGAAAGCACCAGGTACAGACTGTTTTAACAAAGCCAGGAAACGGTATACTAACACACTCCAGTGTTTTATCATTTGTAATAAtgctttaatattttcttattccTCAGTGGTGAGCAGAAACCAGTGGGGAAGATcattaaatttggcacaaacatcgACCTGTCAGATCCCAAGAGGTACAGTAGTACTTTATGAAGCAATGTATGGTGGTCTTAATAACGGTATCTGAGACCCACTAAATGTCTTTCCATGTGATCTCATATcatgttctgtctctgctcaggTGGAAACCCCAGCTTCAAGAGTTGCAGAAGCTGCCGGCTTTTATGCGTGTAGCATCCAGTGGAAATATGCTTAGCCATGTTGGACATACAATCCTTGGCATGAACACTGTCCAGCTCTACATGAAGGTTCCAGGCAGTCGGACACCAGGTAAAGCACACAGCACAACAGGATCTGTTTGATTCTCAATAAATATGTAGTCTATATATGACTGAGGAGATTCTGTCCATATTCAACAGGTCACCAGGAGAACAATAACTTCTGCTCTGTGAACATCAACATTGGTCCTGGAGACTGTGAGTGGTTCTCTGTCCATGAGAACTACTGGCATGCCATCAATGACTTCtgtgaaaagtgagaaaatctCAGAATGCAGGCTGACATCAATCAATTTGTAGCAGTATGATTACCAATATTACATGCAAGCCATAACAACTTATTCTTTTTGTGTGCCCAGACATGGAGTGGACTACCTGACAGGGTCCTGGTGGCCGGTGCTGGAGGACCTCTACAATGCCAACATCCCAGTGTACCGCTTCATCCAGCGGCCTGGTGACCTAGTGTGGATCAACGCTGGAACTGTTCACTGGGTTCAGGCTGTGGGCTGGTGCAACAACATTGCCTGGAACGTTGGCCCTCTAAATGGTAAGCTGTGCACCATCTAGTGATCAATTACAGAAAGAATATTTtggaaaactgttttattcatcaaCACTGTTTCATGTGCATCTGCAGCTTACCAGTACCAGCTGGCCCTGGAGAGGTTTGAGTGGAACGAAGTCAAGAAGGTCAAGTCCATCGTCCCCATGATTCACGTGTCCTGGAATGTGGCACGCACCGTCAAGGTCACAGACCCAGACACCTACAAGATGATCAAGTGAGTACCCagttcaaactaaaacaattaTTCCACCTTCATGAAGACTATAATGTGCAGTTTCTGTTAAAACTGCTAGAAAGGTTCATTCAACTTAATTGGCCTTTGGGTTATTAAACTGCagtgcattattattatttctctaTTGTCATTAATATGAGGTAGGCAAAACATCTCAGCATAACTATTCAACAGTGTCAtgaactgcagcctccaaaatgataTACTAACATTACATATTGTAATCATAAACATAGCTATGAAAGCAGAATTTATTGCAGGGCTTCAGCAAGGGGCCCACTTAAGTCTGAGGTTTAATAATTAAAACTTCTGACAATTGCTTAATGTAAATGCTGGTCTCTTTACCCTCCTGCCAGACACTGCCTGCTGCAGTCTATGAAGCACATCCAGATCCTGCGAGACCAACTGGTGGCTGACGGCAAGAAGATTTCCTATCAGAGTCGGGTCAAAGACGAGCCTGCCTACTACTGCAACGAATGTGACGTAAGTAGCTCTCAATCACTAAACCATAAAACTCTGTGTcgttcagtttcagtttattaggtaccCCTATCTAAAACTAAGGCATTTCAACAACCCTGCAATAAATCCAATGgtagaagtgttttttttcccactccgttcatagtatattaataaACATGAACTACAACTTTATATACCTTTCAACAACATAGGTACAGTTTCAACAATGACCATTAAGTcaaatcaacacctctctgtaaAGTTCATTGCTGGCCTGTTACAACAGCAGAGAGCAACCACTTTTCTTGGTATTACATTATTACTTTTTACTACACCCTGAATGTTTGTTAACCTGTTGTCTCCTCTGTTACAGGTGGAGGTGTtcaatttgttgtttgtgacAAGTGAgaacaacaacaggaagacGTATGTGGTTCACTGTGAGGACTGCGCACGTCAGCGTAGCCCGAACCTGACCAACGTAGTGGTGCTGGAGCAGTACCGCATAGAGGAGCTCATGAACACATTTGACTCCTTCAACCTGGTGAGTGCAGACTTACCTCTTTTACTGCCTTGTCAGACATTTGCCCAGTATCCAGGTGTGCCATCCATCTCCTACAAGTTGAGGGTCCATTTACCACCTGAAACAAAATTAGTTGTcagttaaactttttttcatgcCACTCACACATTAATTTAGTCTGTTGTGTTTCTCATCTTACCAGGCCTCCTCCTCCCGGTGACAGAGCTCCCCTCCTGCATCTCCTCAGCCATAACCAAAATTCCTGCAAGCCAGGACAAAAGACACAGATTCACTTTGGTTTTCAACTTGCCCATTCATTATTTAAGATCATTTttgctactactgctaatacttGCCGAACAGCCAGTTGAATACGTTTACTCATCATTACTgtttacaaaaagaaatacCAAGCcgccaataaaaaaaataccagttTACTCTCAGATGGTGCTTTCAAACAGAAACCCTGGCAACAGTGAAGTTGAGAACCAGGGGGCAGTTGGTGCTGCCATTGAACAAACTGTGGAGGGTAGTTGATGGCTTAAATGGCGTGTTTCTGTCAGTACcagaaataactttttttctgttgttgttgtcgtcttGAATACTGAAATTTGTACAAGCTGTTTGCAATTTTGTGGGGTgctgtcttttttaaaataatttattgttttgtttttctaaactaGATCAGCCTAGATATATACCACATTGGCCTTGTATttagaaaagagacaaaatgaaaaatactaataatagagatatgaacatttttctaaagcattaagaattttaaaaaaaattgtttggAATGCTTCAAAACATACGGGTTTTAACGACTTTGGTTGTTTTAGGGGGgatttcatttttgttcttcAGATTCTTGTATGTGTTGTAAATCTTGTTTTTATCAATTatacttttatttcctctgaatATTAATAATCAGTTGTCACACATCATCAGGTCTTTTTTGTTCATTGCTTCCATCTCTGTACGAACTatctctttaaaaaagaaagaaaaaaatcattgtcatctggtgtttgtgtgttgtacCTCTGATTGTTTTGTTCCGGTATGCAGACTTAGTATttcctggattttttttttggcattgtacatttaatttaaaaagtttccTCTATTTATTGGATATCaatgttctctctttttttaataggGTTGTACAAGTTTgcgatttttttattttattttattttttatggtgACCGATTGCTCTGTAAGAACTGAAATTTTGGGGTTGTGTGTCCGCGGGAGTGGAGGCTGCTGTTTCTCTGGTGCTTGCCTCCCATGACTCCTGCATTTTTCTCCTGATATATATTAAATGATATCTTTATCTTGAATATAACGCCACCTTTCCTGTAGACGATAGGCACACTGCTCACGTAGAGAAGATGACTAATGGAATGCTGTGTTTGTATGCTCAttaaggaaaaaacaaaactactttTTCCAAAGTGTTTTGAGAAAcggtaattttttttattatgtagGGGGCTTTTAGACtaaattttaatgattttatgataTTATCTGTTGAATATGATAACGGGATAGATGGTGCTAAATGTTCTCTTTGAACaaccttttttctgtttgtcttcttAAAATGAGAATTCTATTTTTCCTGTTGCAATATTACCTTaaccttttccttctctttgtggtcatttatTTATAACTGCACTGTTTAGAGAATTCACACAGACATacttgcagacacacacacacaccaaactgaGCCAGACATGTCTTAAACACTTGTGAATTTGTGTGACATTACTATGACTATTAATAAACGCTTTTTGATAAATCCAGAAGTGAGTGGATTCATCTGAATTTCTTCTGTTGGCCTGTTCCATCTCATCTGCCAGTAAGACTAGTAGATAAAAGCCACCTCTAGACCTCAAATCAGCAGCCCTCTATCAAAGCAACAACCGGCAAAGTTACAACTGAACTCAACACTGTTTGTCAACACACCAAGAAAAGCAGAACAAAGGTCTACCAGCTCTTATCTCATATATGTTAGGGCCTACGTGTAATGATTTGAACATAAAACTGCAACATACAAAGAAGTGAAGGGGTCTCAAAACCTTCTGGATGCACTCTATATACACATACTGTGCAGACATTTCTGACACTGAAAGGGTGGTATAATGAATAGTTCTTATTTATCAATGATCATCATACAAAGTGCAATAACTAGAAAAAACTCGATCAAAATTTGGTTTAACCACCGTTTGCCTTGAAAAAGCACCAAATCTACAAGATACACTTGTGTGGATTTAGACTTCTGCCTATTGATGTAATCCTAGACTGAGTTCTTGTCTCTGAACATACATCTTTGACTAGCTGTATGTTGGGTGTCACTGACACACTGTCAAATTAATTTGGGACAGATCAGACACCTTCCTGATGGTACTGCATGATGAACTTACACCTTGCATCTATTTAACCTCTACGGCTACAGTAGCAAGTCATATCCCTCAGCTGTCACAATTTGGCACAGCTTTGTCACTCATATCCTCTACACTGAATTTGCTATTGTTAGATATGCGTGTGAGAAAATAAGGGTTGAGTCGATAGAAAAGTTTCCATTTGGACATCAGCAGCCAGGGTAAACTAAGGAAGGAGATTGTACAAGCGGCAAAACTTCACAGATAGCAGGGCAGGAAATAGCAGGGAGCAGTAACAAGACTGCCCAGACTTCAGTTTCCTTTGTGAGAATTCAATAGAgtcaaaaaagacatttaaaccTTACACAAAAAGCATTTCATTAAAGCTTATTTTAAGTAATGACAAACTTCACTTGCCACAGATTAGTGAGTGAGAAGCTAATCTTTCATTGCTTAGTTCAAACTAATCATCCTGTGCCTCTGGGTATAAACTTAGTTTGTCAATATTTATATCCAAACTCTCAGCTTTCCTTTAACAGTTATTGTTCATCCATGTTCCTGAAGACCAGGAATTAATGTCTCGTTATTTTGTAAGAAATTGTTTTACTGGATCAAATGAAAGCTCATTTTACTGTATtccaataaaataatacatttctaGGATCATAAATGTTTACTTTAGTTTCAATGAGATAAGACTAATCTTaagaaatgttagaaaatataCAAGAACAAACTTTAAAGAAGGGTGCAATTTTCTAAGGAGAGCGGTCTTGAGAGCGGTCAGTGACCCTGCCTTTATAAAACTCTTCAGAGTTCCCAGGCAGAGTGACTAAGAATTGTCAGGTTAGCAAGTCCTCAGGTCAAGTTAGGGACCAAGGTCAGCAGAGGGACAGAGCATTAACGGACAGACTGAAGGAAATCCTGCTTCAAACCACACGGGAAGACAACCTCCATCCGTCTGTCTATCCACCCTGCTGCAGTCAGGTGATGAGAGGATCAGCACTCTTTCCTATGCAAAGACAAAATACTTCAGCAGTCCAATCATCACCACATGGTGTAATCATGATGGACAAAACTTTGAAGTTTG
It encodes:
- the kdm6ba gene encoding lysine-specific demethylase 6B gives rise to the protein MHHAVEQFGGRGTRDSFPLDGLNRGPWAPVGGRAWQPPARCSPGMNQHQLLPHLPPGPMGGLNHPSKFFSNGPMRGGEKLELPQPILPGLQREQQRPPPPHLHPPPPHRAWEQLGQLYESHLPPQGHPVVPLPNEHALRLHNGSYAGSGGPPPNPHLPHSRPNPLLKFGGPQEQHVPRGSSLLGDEVWAQVHQQRGYPGKMLGGQLKRPGPPLGEHSVIQHTPPPSLHPSSRLPVAEDCPSPSKRKKSSDQVSHPGLQRFSGPGQSLLSQQQSSVHHHPPKPAFWNPLHKESTPWQPHISDRKNPPSQEFQDTNKQGMGSYTQKSSPASSTPSNLSPPQNSSPGSYNQGCAPQLQKDTFQPQAVNHQSPHSSYPSPSSKLGLAPPYRAMEPRGPHNQRGPLIGGQGGSHATSYTASTPTRGDRDQHLHAQSSPANPPATSKNSNSSSSSSSVPYSHFQPHPGLGHQGPPPPPPPPPPASSTSVPQQQQSGPHEAWRYQSRPSSHSLESGIYRPPGLLPQRQQSHNQVVDSRVPSQHHHHISPPLPATSTRTPVITPNVPMSQASSSISSYSNSSSSRGVTLAGVSKVTTSPPAGCSVNNGSSNNSWQRGREPVTQTSTSAVISPTSQLGALLQPGCQRGQAPTANQPHQQGLLRPQQQGPTKSQPMKEKTSYYPKAGLEQHPAFSSSSSLFSSGHQRAGDSVITSRVSNNLPRSPTTYCPAPHSTVNSAPQPSNPTLSSRLGPQPDSALTRGYSRSQIRPPVPTSVPQSIEEALDKLDAELEGHMQAEERRKRDREEQERKIREEERRKKEWEMRQKQDEERKRKELEKKKEEERRKRELEREEERRRREWERQEQERKRKQEEERRRREAERLEEERKKREWERQEEERKKREWEKKERERKRRERERQEEEKKRREAEREEQERKKRELERQEEEKKKQRELERKKEEKKRMEWKKEEEACSAKGKEQTAIENLERLLSSNSSRTPPPPRLSSITASPSGPPPPSSQASPPYPWLSRGGVLPCPPGQTPTTTTPVERLRPPPLTPQTEYAREKQRQRELWSNNGGTTFSPSSTHNTSGMNQPVYPNKPPAMQAAPNQSKDSTRERDSSQHSLPTMALREPPKLYQAFPRENPPPLSSTSSSTGGILNKRLTGSGFENASSSGSDSDSAQFEEEPSELSTLLPDGLANIMAMLDESIKKEEEMYNNEKTGSTGLLDNFSLSVQPIKSYLCAPDLIPATKHQPNQEDFGSNPHASPPVLSRQGSLASPCSRTSSLNEDDEDYLKPSPNVSKHSMDMGVGVGNTNYRHSDLAKLYGLPEQTKSEADEDDDEEDSETPSCSPPPQRPHLHQTGVNSMFKSLATVIESQKYAYRGGPFGRPPPSALVGVKYSSSLSLGPDICRQQQSGSPTSDSTNPPLSPAVPPFKSSPPLLEDKKLKIEDADVWRDHGETTEEMINMIKKESVPTIKPIKVVKEEQRLKTISDSSLDELGKSCEVLLGRQSLSNKNSLDKPDSRGRLEGSHKSEKVKEHRDKDKNRDREREREKEKKRKHGHSHSHSSSRNHDDRKEKKKHREKREEMAFSSSSSSSSSSSTHSSSSHKRHKDGKSHKEKKDRRILGDLNLQSKEGSEKNRSHYDTDKKKRKEASGASSTSEGEHAEWTSRSSGERSSEHKKGSESGPLGSTDFLKLKALSDGPPKELKIRLIKVESGDRETFIASEVEEKRIPLEEISIKNTASEIIRSCKGARVKGKFRESYLLPAFSVKPIMTSEEPIPREKLNPPTPSIYLESKRDAFSPVLLQFCTDPKNPVTVIRGLAGSLRLNLGLFSTKSLVEANAEQAVEVRTQVQQPADENWDPSGTGQTWPCESSRSHTTIAKYAQYQASSFQESLQEEKGSDEEEDEDDEKEKKPSNCSDNPSKESSKESTSGEQKPVGKIIKFGTNIDLSDPKRWKPQLQELQKLPAFMRVASSGNMLSHVGHTILGMNTVQLYMKVPGSRTPGHQENNNFCSVNINIGPGDCEWFSVHENYWHAINDFCEKHGVDYLTGSWWPVLEDLYNANIPVYRFIQRPGDLVWINAGTVHWVQAVGWCNNIAWNVGPLNAYQYQLALERFEWNEVKKVKSIVPMIHVSWNVARTVKVTDPDTYKMIKHCLLQSMKHIQILRDQLVADGKKISYQSRVKDEPAYYCNECDVEVFNLLFVTSENNNRKTYVVHCEDCARQRSPNLTNVVVLEQYRIEELMNTFDSFNLASSSR